The Episyrphus balteatus chromosome 3, idEpiBalt1.1, whole genome shotgun sequence genome segment aattaatttgcagcaaaatggcgtatggaataaaaaatattttgattaatttactatttcttattatttggcaatgttttagtgaaagaattgtaaaaaacaaaaatcaattatgagcggaggaagcaaaatactgttgcgaagtcgggatttttcgaaatttcacaaaaactgcattaaatcgaaaaccgtaaggatttgggataaacaagttaccaaattctgagagccctcaagttggcctatcagcatatttcttttgatccattacttttgggacaccctgtatattatattctcaaaaaaatcttaaacattCTGACACAAAGGAattcaaatggcatactttgttctttagattaaaaccgtgcaaaagatgttttttgtagttttaaaagcaagttaatttttttaatgtacaaaaaaatttcttatatttaaaaatatatttttaatttaatcgtTAAATTACTTTTCAAGTGCTCCAATGTGGCCATTTTGAGCAAAGACAcggctgtattttttttttaatttactagcATAGTTTGTGGCCATGCTAAggtttcatataatttttgtttttaaatgataccGGCAGATAATAAATGCATTCATGAACATAATTGTGATTTTGCTATTCTGATTTTCTATTGTTCGGTTTTCCAAATTGTAAATTCTTTCTGTTTTCTTGAtcttaaaattctgtttttttaaaaatctttaaatggtaaaataaaataaatacaaaattttggataagctatttcgaaatttaaaaaaacatgaattaatgaattttaaaatgccGAATTtcagaatttcaaataaattccaAATAATGGAAGACATAGCTAATTTTTGAAACATACATTTTGGAACCTAGTGGCCAATTCCCCATCTGCAAAACTgtgaaatgataaaaaatttgtatcttatCAGTTTTTatatgaaacatttttgaagtttcacagatttttcaagtattttttacgACGACGTCGTCaagcattttgtttgaatcatattttaccttttagattaaaaatgtttgaatttggCAAAAATCTAGaataattcataaattcaaGAATTTCAAAACATACTGTATTTTGAtttacttgaacaaaaaaaacttatttttcttttatacttttaaaatgtatttttttccaagcagaacgaaaattgaaaaaaaagtaataaaaaaatgattgaataaGAATCAAAGTTTGGCTATTTTTACGTGTGatgtaggggaaagtggccttaAATGGCACcacaaggtaaaatggcccccttgctagaaatcgtagaatcgaacataattaaaaagttttatgaacacaaaaaaaaagtataaaaaacattgtattttggaaaaagaagttaatgtatgtatgcatgcatgaagtatttcttatttattCATTGAAATAAGTTGGCTTTAAACGTTTCTAGATTTTTCggtataaagtttaaataaaaaaaaaaaccaaaatgggcaaaatggcctacttagtactggggtaaaatggcatacctactcTCACATGCCATTTTATAGTTACTTTCACATATAAAAGATCTAAAGAGAGGAAGTCCTGAACTGAGAAAAGTCTTTGATTCCGcccaaaatctggaaaaaagcatccaaaactttcgaagttgcaaaaactacagtAAGGAGACGAGCAAGCACCATGAACAGGATTTTAAATGACTCGTagaaagatctggggggattaagcaccacttgttccaagaaaatggaaaaggagccctttgagtcgatttttcatttaaaatcacgtatttttggacagtgtgccattttacccggataaatttgatcagtgaaattagtagacaatttgaaaattaaaaaaattaagtactttttggaatttttttaactcgcaaagcaaaaaaatgtgagagtaatatattaaactttgaaaagtatatatagcatttaagtttgaatgttaccattttaggccaccttcccctataAGACCTAAGAATTAAAATTTGGCAATTCAAAGTTAGCCGTTTTTACCAATTAccaataaggcaaatattggtataccaatcgcaacgtgcaaactcatgctgaagcaagaagctatagaggcaacaaacatacgatggtcaaacattataacttgccaaacgaccaagcagatctggcctaggctagatcctaaacgttcaaaaaatttgttgtctctaagcagattgcatatcagctctgtaataggtgtcttaacaggacactgtctcataggtagacacgccataagacttggcgtaatctctaacgacttctgtagaagttgccttgatgaggaagaagaagaaacaatccaacatcttctctgctcatgtcctgccctttccagtagacgtaaaaaatacctggaaaaatatttcttagaagataccagtgaactaatcaatactgacatcttcaaccttcaccgctttattaaaagctccaactggtttaattagtgaggaatttcctcacaaaatcatggtatcacaacggaccaataaatggtctaagtgtgtcagttgttttcctgacagccatttctacctaacctaacctaacctaagttAGCCGTTTATTAACgaaataaataatcatttttatcaaaaaaaaaacaaaaccgacttccatggatcaaaacatGGTTCAATGGTTTTTCTCATACTTTCTATaaccagaactgaacgaaatggGACACTCCAGTCATcagcttttcaatacaaaaagaattaccaaaattggttcacttagtccaaagttatgaggtaacaaacataaaaaaaaaaaaaaaaaatactgacgaATTGAATACCACAGGCACTGCCTGTGTGAAGGcatctttttcttatttattaaatatatgttaaaaaaagaaatacgtAATTCgccaattttaaattgaatttttcgaaGCAAAAGTGTTAATCTAAAGGTCCAAAagcaaagcggaaaaaaattgctcgaaatttttatttttaaaccacAAAATTTATTCTCCTCTCATTCCTATGTGAAGGAAGTTGTTCCCGTGAAGTTAGTCACCTGGCACCTAAAAAGCCACTTCCAATAGAAACACTCATAAAATAAACGATGAAACTTCAACAATTTGATATACTATTTATGTCAAAGAAACAAGTTAATCtagtaaaaacaaatacaaaattaaatatcaaatcaaaagttatactttttttaaattttcctgttgatttcaaaacaaaaaatcgtataaaatataaaactaatcAAAATCATGATAAATTTTTGGAATATCCAtcgaaaatttcgaaaaatcttcgATATCTACTATCAACAAATTCTCGTTATTTCCCTAATTATTGCGGCAACACTTGGTTATTTTCATTTcgaaatgcaacaaaacaatCAACAATTAGAACATCAATGGAAGCAGTTCTTGCAACTTTATCACGAACAAGAAGTCTTTATTGTTATCTTTCCAATACTTCTTCTTTTGATAGCAGCAATGGTCGGTTTCATAATTGCCATTAATTTGGATTCATTGCGAAACTATGATCAGTTGACAtatttggaaattaaaaaacgTTATGCAGATTATCTTTTCATTCAACTTGTAACGCGTATTGAAAAAACTGAAAAGAAACTTTTATATGACAGAAATTTGATACCAATTGAAAGTTTCATACATGCTCATGAAGAAATGCGTAAGACGATTGATAAATTTCGAATGGATACAAAGGAATTGCTGTCACTGTCGGAATTTGATGAACTTGTTCCGTGGGAAATGTTTTTTGCCGATGATGAAATTCGACGGTCACGTTTTTTGCATTTATCGATGGAAGAAGATGTTGTAAGGGATTTGGCTTCTTCATGATTGAAAAAGGATCATTGtgcaataaaatttatatatattttttaaataatatttatgtataaataaaatattcaaatgtgTGTTGTGATTGAAATCTTTGCCTTTTGTTACATTTTATCAATCGTGTCACAACGGCTGGAAGGATTTTTCATATTCCTAAATGGTTAGGGTGgccaaaccaatttttttttttaatatgcttAGAACGATTcttatgaaacttttttttacagatagGTCTCAGAATCGGCCATTAtctatttttcattttccaaatgattagggtggtccaaccaatttttttttaaattttattggaaCCAACTTTATAAAACTTTGGGTAGGTCTAAGAATCAGccagtaaatatttttcatacttgaaatggttagggtggtctaaacaatatttttttaaatttgtttataacgatttttatgaaacttcGTATTAACCTATATCGGGTAGGTCttagaatcggccaacatctatttttcatactattaataaatggttagggtggtccgatcaattgctttttatttttattgaaaccaACTTTATAAAACTTTAAGTGTATATTGGGTAGGTCGAAGAATCAGCCAGTAAATATATTTCATACTTgaaatggttagggtggtccaaccagtttgtttttattttattgaaaccaactttataaaattttggtttattgGGTAGGTCTAAGAATCGGCCACaatatatttttcatacttCAAATGGTTAAGGTGgtctaaacaatattttttttttttaatttgttcataacgatttttatgaaacttcGTTTTTATATCGGGTAGGTCTAAGAATCGACCAATATCTATGTATTTTGTATACTCCTAAAagattagggtggtccaacgattttttttattttattgaaaatataaaaaaaaactaaataaaaatttgtgtgCATATCGGATAGGTCTAAGAATGGTTAGGGTGGTCTaaccaatatatttttttaattttctttttataattgaaGAAAgttgaaacgaaaaaaaaaaaataaaacaaaaactaaagcTTACCTATTTTGACTGCGCATTTCGTCAGttttattattgaaattttgtaaagaccaatttatttgttgttgtgatcctatttttgttgaaaaaaagaagGTTCACACTCTAaagagttaaaaatttaaaataaatactaaaTAGCTTTGAACGAACTCCGACGGGTTAGCAAGTAAGTTTATAGTTATTTGTAGGGCAgataaaatgggtaaaaaattccTGAAATAGtgaccgttaattttttttattttgaaaagttgaaaccacttttttttagttcaaaattaaattggttgtaACTCTTACAATTTTTATGATTCCCAGAGGACTTCAAAATTGACATtacattttctttgttttcacaGAGCAAGACGTCTTCGTAAGGCTCTTGGAGGTGGTATGCGTCAAGCTGGTATTCTTGCTGCAGCCGGCTTAGTTGCATTGAGTTCCAGCGTAAAAGTCCTCAAAGAACATCATCGACGAACGTATCGTATTGCCGAAGGTAAGTCAACACAACTATACTGTCTCTATTTCTATTCTTTCATAAGCATGACTTCCTTCTATTCTTtcaacttattttttggtttcgatATTTTCATTAACATCCCTTCAAGCATTTGCAATTTCgatttattacttttaaaataaataaacttttcttatttttatactAAAGGTACCCcccacttctttttttttgtttctatctttttaGCCATCCACAAGTTGAAAAGTCCATTTATAACAGTTCATATTGACAATGTTCAAACAAATATCCTTTTGATACATATCAAGACTGATAAAATAACTGCCAGTGATTTTGCTGCCCGTCTAGGATGTGTGACAGATAAAGAATTGGCTGCCGGAGTTGTTGCGGACAAAACTAACCCCAATTGTGGAATAATCTTAAAAGTTAGTTCAAGAGACTGGGAATTTGCACGAGTGGTACTTTACCAACAAATAACTGACTTGGACATTGATTTGGCCATCAAAAAGTTAAACTATGTTATAAGGGAATATGACAGTCAATTGGCTCATTGACAAAAAGGATAAATACAATATACACATTTCTATACAGCTAACCAACAACataagaagaagaaggaaggagaaaaataaaaataaataacatataaaataggaaaagaaaaaaaaaaaaaaagggcacAAGAATGGTGTGAAATTGACCCTTCAATGGCAGAATATTGACataaactttacaaaataaacaaaagaaaattagttatcctttattttgtttgaacggCGTTTGAATGTAACAAGGACCGCATCAAGGATATAAAAGAGTAGGTAGTATGATGGTGGTGAGGGATGAACTGAACATGAAAACGAACATTTGCTTAATCCCCTTATTTCTATTTATGGCATGCGAAAAGTTTCCTTTTTAATGAGAAATATTGTCGATTGTGCTGtgtcttgttgtttttttggtttggttttggaAGCGCAAGCAAGAGAACCCCCAAAGTCCCATTACAACAACTAGTTACACAGTCATTTAAACATGGAAGGCACTTGTTAAGGGGATTTTGGGAATTCTTTCAGAATAAGGGGGGTGGGGGGAGGTTTGTCGAAAGACTATAGGATATAAATATAAGGGTCTGATTTGTCTCGAAGGATAATGAAATAATTTAGAAAGTTTCTTGATTCTCGATGTCTTATGGAGCACCAAGGAAGCCTGTTTCGCCTCTATATATTATGGAAGAGGGGGTCCATGCTGTGAATGGGGTAGGTTAGTTAGTAAGTGTATTGTTTGGTTCGTTATGCCAACAAGTGGGTCTGGTGAAGTATATGTATAAATTTATGGCGAGGGCAACATAAATTTGATAAGGGTGTATACAAATTAAGCAAAATGTGGTTGTGCTTGaatatcatacaaaaaaaaaacaaacttagtTCGGTCAGAATTAAAGTGAATCACAAATTTAACGCAGTTAAAAAGGAAATTGTTTGgcgaattttgtttatttttgctgGGGAAGGAAAtgatttaacattaaaaatcatgttttttgctATTGATTGGTCTACTCAGTTATGacacagaaaagaaaaaaaaaaaaaaataacaagtttttctAACGCAaacaaaatgttacgcatacaccacagtgactcaCAAATCGTTCCAGTTATGATTTGAGCAACATGACTGATTTTCCAAGATATAGATAAATGCAATACAGAATGGAGacctttatattaattttttgaagtgaaaacttctttagtatcgtagtgattttaatcaagatgaaacgaaaaagcgacacgaaaaatcaattggtcataacttttttgttttaataaatagatgaataaattttaaacagtagataggaaattaaataaattatgattgtgcaaaatttcaattaatttcataaatttcataaaattctgagataacggtgaaaagatgttctttttctaaacaccttatatcttttgatctagagcacataacataacggtacgtgctctacaagttatataatcttttattgaaaaactttaaaaataactataaaaacctgtgaagatttgtttccgatgaccagccagcagtagaggaagaaccgtaatctcagtttgaaatttcgacattggttggctttaaaaaattcttactttttttgtaggcatggtagaaatatgattgaaggtGAATAcgataaaaggtgaaataataatgatataaaatttattataggttgtcttttaaaaaatggatttaatggcgttagaagagaaaagagtttgattgttttgcttgtttttatgaaatctaattgggttaaaaaaattctagctctttttgtaaatgttgtatagacatggtcgatataaatattttgggctgaaacaataagctttcagatggtctaaaatttattgtaggttgtcatataaaaaaagtgatggaataaaaagagttatattttttcgattttttttaaaatgatttttaaggtttcacttcattccaaccacgtgtgaattacacacatgattttttttattatagttatCAAACCCTTAATTATTTGTCTCTACAAAGGCGTAATTACATTTTGGTTAAGCTTTCACTCGAGtgcactcccaaaattttctcagGGCCTTCGGTTtcggagtaactaaagctcaacaAAATGGAAATACTAGGAAACCTGGCCGAAAGGCTCCAATTTTGatgaccttttttttcaaacgtcggtaaatTTAACTTGGTACTTTAAACTCTTTAATGGCCTAAAAATTACCGCTCTTGCCGTATTGAaattaacaatttaaattaaaatttttaataacaaacaaaaattaaattttcttttaatttcatagattaaggcccaatttatttaCACTCCAATAattttaaagtcgccatttaaaatggaaaattttaaaatttgtatgggattttacatatttttcatttttaatggcAACTTTAAACATAATTGGGGCTAAGTGatatacatttggaaaaatAAGTAAGAAATGTTgtatctttaaatttaaaatcaagttcATTGAATGAACAGTCTCATTTAAAAACTGTTCCTcaaatgcagaattttgaaaataaaaataaattaaaaaatgttcttccaAACATTTTTGGTCAAATTTATTGTTAGTTGAATTCAGAATAGTAAAATGTCCTTTTATAATAGTTTATGAAGATTGAAAacgtttttcattttcaaagaacttttttcctagaattgtttcaaaaatattaaaaaaataaaataaaatatttcatcaagaaaattccataaaaatgaaatatttttttttaatttcttaactgTAACATTTATGACATTTCCTTATTCTTAATTCAACTAACAGTAAAaatatatcaaacaaaaaaaattgaaagataaatttatattgaatacgaaaaattttgaatataagaaaaggatcttttaattaattaattaattctttaattcaaGTTTCTATTTTTGAATATGTCGCAAACTTTATAGGTTATAGCAGATTTAAGAACGTTAAAGTGatcataatataaaaattctacaaaattttcaaagaacacagttttgaatgaaaatcgtaagaatcgttttaaaaataaaatgcacgactgggtcgcatgtTATTGCTCTtccagttcaaagcacttttatgttatctaattttcttgtaaattttataagctggctctatataaaatacaaaaaaaaaaaaaaatattgggaaaagccgacatttagggaaaaattttgttaaatgaaaacacatttttacatttgcctttattatttattgaatattatacgtctacaaa includes the following:
- the LOC129913969 gene encoding uncharacterized protein LOC129913969; the encoded protein is MINFWNIHRKFRKIFDIYYQQILVISLIIAATLGYFHFEMQQNNQQLEHQWKQFLQLYHEQEVFIVIFPILLLLIAAMVGFIIAINLDSLRNYDQLTYLEIKKRYADYLFIQLVTRIEKTEKKLLYDRNLIPIESFIHAHEEMRKTIDKFRMDTKELLSLSEFDELVPWEMFFADDEIRRSRFLHLSMEEDVVRDLASS